The Panicum hallii strain FIL2 chromosome 5, PHallii_v3.1, whole genome shotgun sequence genome contains the following window.
TAGAATGCGTGCTGTCGAATTCACCATGATCCTTTGACGTCTAAAAAATCAAGTGAATGTTTCGGATAGGGATCTAGTGAGCTATGCATGTGATAATTATTGGGACACATTGTGTTTTCAAttgatttttttatttcttAGAAGAAGCATAGTTTACTAATTTAGTTTGTGAATACTAAATCTGAGTAAAGCACTTCAATTTTACCACCATCATTATATTAGAAGGTCGTCACCTCTTGTGCTTACCAAAGCAGAAAAACTTTATCTTAATATTGTCAGACAAACTGTCTGTTacttttttgtgtgtgtgttttgTGGGGTTtgtggttgggggggggggggttgttcTAACCCAATGATTGTCTGTAGCAGTGCCGGCTGGTGTTGGGGGTCATACACAATAAGGAGCTCTTGGAAGGCTGTGAGGTTGACAAAGAACATGAGGACCTGACATTGGGGGTGGGGACCAAACTAGATTGCGTAAGCCTAGGGGGGCCATAGAAGCTAGGATCATGAGAGAACCAGGGAAAATTAGAGTTGATTGGTCCTTTTTCTTGAATTATCTCATTTTTTTGTAACAATCAACTAATATGTATCAGAGTTCCTAAGTCACTAGCAGTGTCACATTTTGCACGATTTTATTAAGCCAAAAACAATTTATTAGCATAATACTTAGCAGTGAATTTTAGGTGGTAGAGGCCTACTATTTTTCTCCTTGAGTATCTTTTTTATAATAAGTTGACTAATTTTAGTACATTGGTGATTCTAATGTTAATACAAGTATAAAAAGCTTTACAATTTCTAGAGAACTAGAACCACAGGATAAAAATTGAATGACTATAAAGTTTCACCTATAGGCAAGAGGTCAATAGTGACTAGTGTATGCAGCATGCAATAGCCGATGGATATCGGAAATGGTGGGGGTCTATATGTTTCTATTGTATTTTGTATGCAGCATGCAATGGATATTGGAAATGGTGGGGGTCAATATATTTCTCTTGTCCTTTTTGAAGTAAACTACATCATTTTGCTTCCCAATTGCGTACAAGGATGCTTTGCTTCTGTCTTGGTAGGCTAGTATAACACTCATTTTGATTTTCCGCTGCCTGTTGCTTAGCTTTCTTATGTATCTCCTTAGCATTGTAAGTACTAACGCTTAGTCCTCGATGCTGTACCATTTATCTGCTATGTACTGCTTTATAAGTAATTCTAGCGTGCACGTAATTGGCACGCTCGTTGATGTTGCTTGTGATGTTACCTTTCTGCCATTCACGTtccaaattcaaatttgatggagTAATGCTCATTTTAAAAAGTTTTCACCTTATCCTTGCAGATGTACTATGTGAATCAGGAGCTTACGGTTGAGGATTTTCTTTATGATGATGATTACAAGATAAACCTTTCTGGGTCTAATCCTGATGTTCTCAATAACCTGGAAGGGATTGGTCAGCTGGAATTTCCGCAGTTCAATTTTCCGCAAGAGTTACCCCCTAATGTTTATCTTGACATGAGTAACTGCGGACAGAGTACCGGGGATGTTTTCCTGCACATGTCAGATTTGCTCACAACAATGACTACAGCACCTTCGGCATTCCTGAGGCCGAAGTGCGCTCTCTGGGACTGCCCCAGACCTGCTATCGGATCAGAAAGATGGCATGATTATTGCAGCATGTATCATGCTGATTTAGCTGTGAAGGAAGAGGGCCCTCCAGGTACAATGCCTGTGATCCGTCCAAGAGGCATTGATCTGAAAGATGGTCCCCTGTTTGCTGCTCTTAGTGCAAAAATCCAAGGAAAACATGTTGGGATTCCTATCTGTGAAGGAGCTGCAACTGCAAAGTCCCCGTGGAATGCACCTGGTTAGCGTCTCCTTCATAACTTGTGTCTTCTGTCTTCACATGGTACTGGTAAATGTTTTTAATAATTGTTAGCTCATCTGTATTATTGCAGAACTTTTCGATCTCTACATTTTTGAAGGTGAATCTATCAGAGAATGGCTGTTTTTTGACAAACCAAGGAGGGCATTTGATAGTGGAAATCGAAAGCAACGGTCCTTGCCAGATTACAATGGCCGTGGTTGGCATGAATCAAGGAAGCAGGTGATGAAGGACTTTGGGGGTCTGAAGAGGTCCTATTACATGGATCCACAGCCATCCAACAGCTATGAATGGCATCTCTATGAATATGAGATCAATGACTGTGATGCTTTTGCCTTATACCGGCTTGAGTTCAAATCTTCAGATGCAAAGAAGAGTGCTAAATCAAAATTAACTTGTAATCCACTGAGTGAAATTCAGCAGCAAATGGTTAGACTCAGTGCAGATAGTCCTGTGGACACCAAACGGACAGCCCGGGGCAGGACAAAGGCTAACCCGATAGATGTCAGTACTAACATCTATGCAGTTCCAAACACCACGGTTCAAGCTAACGTTCCAAATGCTTATCAGCCAGTGTCACAAGTGGACCAGATGACATATTTGAACGGCAGTGTCGTTTATGGACCTCATCTGCCGTATGGTTACTCGGTTGAAAGAGGTGACTTCTATTGGAACTCGAATGATGGGACATGAACCGACAATCACATTTGATTTATGGCATATTGCACCTTCGATTTCTAACACTATCAGCTATGATTATTGGGTCTACTCTATTAGCATGAcccccaccccccaccccccacccccAATCTTCTTTTAATTGTATCTGGCCCGATCTACAGGAGACCTCTCTGAAACAAGGGATGGCAATGCTGCAGTTCTCTTTTCTGCAGTAACTTTGACTGTAATATAGCTTAGTATCATGAAAATAGCGTCTTGGCGCGCAGTCGTATGAAAGATAAATCTCCTGGTTTGCTAGACGAGTAACCTTTGTGTGGGTATATCAGTCGTTTGATGGCTCCATTTATCAGACCTGTTGTTTATGCATGAATCAAGATGATATTCTGAGTCTGGGTGCAATGTTTATCCTCAAACTCCAATTTACTCCTGAAAACTCCCTGTGGTATTTTGCAGGTTCGCAAACTTGTTTTGACATTTAGCATAACTTGTCATAGCAACAGAAGCACATATGACAGAAGTTGCTCTATGATATAACTATCAGTCACTGAATAGTCTTGTTCAGAGTGCTGGAGTGTCTGATGCCAAACTGGTAAATAGTTTTGCTTCGGGTGCTGCAGCAGTGGCCAGTGGCTGATGCCAAATTGGTGAAACTTACCATTGATCCCGTGACTAGAGATAGCACCGGGCCATCAGGAGTTCATCATGGATGTATGGTCCCAGCTGTCATAGCTCTGAAAGAGAAGTTATTCCCTGTCCATCTCTGGACGACACCCCAAAGATTCGGGGTGAGAATGAGATTGTTACGCTTCGAAAGAGAAATAGCATCACCGCGTATGCACCGTGGTGTGCTGCAGTATCTCGAACAGATTACTCATTCCTCTTCTTAATATtaaaaaaataatattttagTGATCGGAGGTGCTCCAACAGATTACCAATCCGATCCCATTACTTAAAAATTAATCATCAAAACACACCTCTTTCTTTCACCTAAACGAAGGGGATTTTTTTCTCTATCCTATTCTTGGTGATTGGACTTTGATAGTCTGTTGTAGCAACCATTactaaaaatataaaaatagtTACCGGTAATGGAGAGTAATGGAGAGAGCGTGGTAATGAAGAGTAATGGAGAGAGCGTGTATTTTTTATAAGGTAGGAGTAATCTGTTAGAGATGCTCTTAGATGCTCGTAAAAATATGGTGGGATGCTTTATCCTTCCCGGCAAAAAAAGGCTGATAATCTTTCTCACCGCAAAATGAAAGAAATTCAAAAGACCTGCCCTCACCAGTGAGGCGTGGTCCGTTTGGGAGGATTTTTACCGGCTTTGGCTTTACCTGTTTTGCGCAAATCGAAATACTATAACGTGAAGCTGTTTTGTAAACCGGGATAAAAATAAACTAGAAGCTAGATGAAAGCTGTTTTGTAAGTTGGGATAAAAATAAACTAGAAACTAGATAAAATTATTTTTTTAGCTTTAGCTTCACCTTTGAAGCTGTTTTGGGAGAGCCCTCCCAAACAGCCACCTATTATTGATGCATTGGTTGAGCCAAAATTTGCTAAATTGAACTACAATATCAGCCATGTAGATGAGCTAAGATGAGCTAAAAATGACACGCCACAAAAATAATTAATTGATAAAAATATATCATTAGATATCTACTTGCATACCTAATTAGTGTTGTTAAGTTTACTCCTCAGTCGTGTTCTTTccatttttttttgcttttttcGAAATTGAATTTTGGGCTACTTTCCGTAAACAAAAGAATTATGCGCTAAACATGTAATATTTGTTTTCCGGGCTAGGTAGCAGACACCGATATTTCCCTTTGCCGATCGATTAGATCCAGAAACAAAACAGTATTTGAGAAGTAAACATCTGATGTACATCAACATCCACAAAACAGTGCGTCAGTGTGCGGATCGAGTGCTGACATTTTGCAAGCAGAGGACCGTGAACTGAGTCTCCGTTAGCAAACCCGGCAGCCTGGCAGCCTGGCATGCGGCCTTCGCAGACCGAGCCGAACGGAAATGGACCGGGTGTGAGTAGGCTAGTCAACAAAGTCAACTGGCTACCGCTCCGCCTCGCGCTCGCGcgccaccgcaccgcaccgcacccgGTTCCCGGCCTGTGGATGGCTGGAGGGCCGAGCCGCCGAGTTCCCCCGTTCCTCTCGCCTAGATTCCCAGCCCACCAGGCACCAGTGCTAAAAAGAGGTAGGGTTTCCGATTCCTTCCACGGTTCAGTGCCCCCACCCCGCGTGCAGCTTAGGCGAACCCCTCCGCTCCTTCCGCCGCGCTCTCCCCTCTATCTTCGCCCGCCcttcgcccgccgccgccgccgccgccatggggaGGGGAAAGTTCAAGGGAAAGCCCACTGGCCGCCGCAACTTCTCCACGCCCGAGGAGATCGGTAACGACGCGtcgccgccccccccccttccccccctccccccgcgtCTCGTCCGGTTTGTGAGTTGAATTTTGTTTGTGTCTTGATCTTGTATGATCGCTACTGTTTCTTCCCTCCGAGGCCCTGCGTGGTCCTGTAGCTTGAATCAGGTTAGAGGGCTGCGCGAGCTAGGTTCCTAGTTGCCTAGTTCTCCCCCCATCCACTCTCTCTTCGCTACTTGTTTCTCTCGAACTTTTGGTATTTCCGTTCTAAGTAATGGAAATGGCGGCTGGCCTcgattttaaaaaaaaaatctctGGAGCTCGCCACGGGGTTTGCCTCCGAGCCGAGGCCGCTGCTTGATCTGATGTCTCCGGCGCGAGGTGGTTTTCTGACTGGCCTTGCGTGGTCGAGCAGAATTCGGACCGTACGGGTAGCTTGTTGTGACTTGAGATTCCTGCTTTTAGTCGGCGCCGCGGGGTTTTCATGGGATCCTACGGTTTATCGGATCGCTGAAGGAAGGGAGATTCGTTGATCTTGTTGTTCGATTTAGAAGCTCAGGGCACCTGTTTATACACTCCGTTTGGTTTGGTTACATAATCCTTTTTCGAAAGGTTTAGTTGCTTTCTTCATCCAATGATGCAGTGCGGCAACTCAAATACTTGGTACTATATATCTCTTGATTCAACAGCAGCTTTTGTTCCACCTTCACTGTCAGAGATCTTCACGTAAAAGGGTTTGTGTGAAGTTTAAACGCAGTGAGAAATCAATTAGCACACTCTATCTGGCCTCAGATAAAACTATTCAGCGGCTGGGTAGAGGAAAGAAATGCTACACTAAACCTCTTCCCATATGGATTTTTTCTCTCGTTATTTTTGACTTATCATATGGATGGCTACTTCCTGTGGATATCCTACTAACATCATTTTTGGCCTATTTTTGATAACCTTTTTGCCCTCCAAATAATTGCAGCTGCTGGTACTTCAGGTCGCCCGCGCACCTTTAAGAAGGTCAGTGCAATTCATTTAATTAGTTCCATCCACACTTTTACTTTTATAGTTTCATTCCGTCTGACCCTTTAATGCTCCTATGAATCAAAATGGATTTCTTCATCACCTGTTTTGGATAATTAAATACAGCTACCTACATTGCATAATTCATATTGTCCCATGGAAAATCACTTTCTAGAGTGAATACAatgatttgataattttatgTAGTTATAGTTATGTTTGGTGTGGACCATGGAAGATCTGTGCCATGCCCATACTGCATTTGAATGCTCAATTGAGTTTTGTTAGTCGTAGAGTTCCAAAAGCATTAGACATTCTTTGTTGTTGAGCTGTTTTTATAATTGTGATGATGCTAGCACACCTTAGCTATTGCATTTGCACAATCTAATGCATTCATATAAAAGGTCAATATCAAAATTGGTTTCCGTTAATTATTTGTTGGATTACTGGAAATCCCAATAACTCTGAAGTATGCATATATATATGGTTTGAGGTCTATGCCGATCGGCATTTTTTGAGCTGTATCACTGACATCAATGTCATCACAAGACTTTCCTCAACTAGGTCTACCACTGATTTAAAAATTATTTATGTGGACACTGTCACTACCTAGCTGCATATTTGATTTGTATTGAAAATTAAAtagaaggaggaagaggaagaggaggaagaggaagaaagagAAGAATCTGAGGAGGAAGAATCTGAAGACGAGTCTGATGATAAGCCTGTAAGGGCTTTCCAATGCAGCTAGTTTATACTCATGTGCATGCTTTGTTCGTAATGATCTCACATGTATGATGTTCCCAGAAACATAAAGGTACAGAAGGTATTATTCAGATTGAAAATCCAAACTTGGTGAAAGCGAAGAATATAAAAGCCAAGGAAGTTGATGTAAGTTGCTGACTGCTGGTAGCATTTTTTTTTCTAATCTTCATATCACCATGCTTTTGAGAGGAAATAAAATCACAGATGCCTTTCCATGGCAATGCTGGTATCATAAGTTCCCCAGTTTTCTCTAACCTATTGTCTTAGCTGTAATGGTATACAAATGGATCCTTGTTACTATTTTTAATCTTGTATAGTCAAGGAGGAACTACCTCGTGATATGTAGCTGTCCATGAAATTTGTCATTGTACAATGTTATATGATGTTGTCCTGCTGGATTTGACTTCCACAATTCTTTTGCCATGTATAGCTGATTGTTGTAGGTAGCACTTTTGCTGCCTTAGTCATGTTTAGTTGAATCATTCGTGTCCATATGCCCAGCTAACTACGCTTTGATTGTGCAGCTTGGGAAAACAACTGAACTCTCAAGGCGTGAAAGGTGCACTTTCTTATTTGAGCTAAATGTGCCATTTTCTTATTTTTGGCTAATAATAGGGTGTTTGGTTTATGGGATGGTCCATCATCTTCTCCTTGCTTTTTTTGTTTGGTTTGTAGAATGGAATAGGTCAATCCATAACCACCTGATCCCCCACAAGCATATGATTAGCTTAGCAATGAGGAATGGGTTCATCACAGCAAAATTCATGGGATGGATTCATGATGGTCCACCTCATCTAGGATTATTAGGTTCCTCAAACCGAACATCCCCTAAATTCGTGTTTTGATGTTTGTAGTTCGTTTTCCTGTTATATCCGTTTCTTGCATTATCATTTGGCATGAGAACTGCTAATCGAAGCCTGTGGGTAGTGCA
Protein-coding sequences here:
- the LOC112894857 gene encoding transcription factor VOZ1-like, which gives rise to MGKGPSSRAASRHHQFRARAKTRVDDLQEMFSGLQSARKDSRPADAAVLEAQLQQMLREWRSELSAPSPASSLQGNTRELSDPPSETLRLLQLATAEEEDDATSKPVEQQQQQQQPPPPPPANQNQGHALGCQDMKPEPREEAVDIAVAQPQPQLLGQGVLPNGAPAAAAVFHDQMYYVNQELTVEDFLYDDDYKINLSGSNPDVLNNLEGIGQLEFPQFNFPQELPPNVYLDMSNCGQSTGDVFLHMSDLLTTMTTAPSAFLRPKCALWDCPRPAIGSERWHDYCSMYHADLAVKEEGPPGTMPVIRPRGIDLKDGPLFAALSAKIQGKHVGIPICEGAATAKSPWNAPELFDLYIFEGESIREWLFFDKPRRAFDSGNRKQRSLPDYNGRGWHESRKQVMKDFGGLKRSYYMDPQPSNSYEWHLYEYEINDCDAFALYRLEFKSSDAKKSAKSKLTCNPLSEIQQQMVRLSADSPVDTKRTARGRTKANPIDVSTNIYAVPNTTVQANVPNAYQPVSQVDQMTYLNGSVVYGPHLPYGYSVERGDFYWNSNDGT
- the LOC112894624 gene encoding 28 kDa heat- and acid-stable phosphoprotein-like, with the protein product MGRGKFKGKPTGRRNFSTPEEIAAGTSGRPRTFKKKEEEEEEEEEEREESEEEESEDESDDKPKHKGTEGIIQIENPNLVKAKNIKAKEVDLGKTTELSRREREELEKQKAHERYMKLQEQGKTEQARKDLERLALIRQQRADAAKKREEEKAAKEQRKSEARK